The Paenibacillus mucilaginosus 3016 genome includes the window CTTCTTCGGAAGCAGCCGGGCGCCGTCCCACTCGCCTCCCTTCAGATACAGCCAGCCGAGCTTGGCCATATCCCGCGGGGTCAGCGCCATCGCCCATGCCCCGATGGCGATCCCCTGCGGATCGGCGTTCCACCGGTAATCCGTGATGCCGAGCGGGCCGAACAGGCGGGCCTGCGCATAGTCGGCCAAGGGCATCCCGACGGCCTGCTGCAGCACAGCCGATAACAGGTGCGCATCCCCGTTGCTGTAGGTCGACACACGGCCGGGCATATGGATAGCCGGTCTCTCCAGGATGTACTGCACCCAATCCTCCGAATGCATCATCTCGATGGAAGATTGATCCCCCGCATTGTTCCACGCCAGACCCGACGTCATGGACAGCAGGTGCTTAATCCGGAGCTGGGAGGTCTTCGGATCGTTCTTCAGTTCCGGGTAAAAGTCGGAGATCCGCTGCTCCACACTTCTCAGCCGGCCATCCGCCAAAGCCGCACCGGCCAGCATCGACACGATGCTCTTCGTTACCGAACGCACATCCTGCGGAGTGCCGGGCTGCAGCCCTGCCCCATAGGCTTCCGCCACGAGCATGCCTGCGCGGACGACAACCAGGCTGCGCACCCCGCGGTCCCGGAAAGCCCGGATCGTATCCGCGAGCATGCCGGAATCCATCCCCATCCTCTCCGGCTCCGCCGTGCTCCAGCCCGCGGTCGGCCATTCGCCCGCCGGGCTCCGTCCCGCTTCCGAACCGTGCTCCGCAGTAAACATTCCCTCCGTCTCTTGGCGCCACGCATGCGGGCTGACGCTGCCGGAGTTCTTACCGTTGGTATCTCTCATTGCCTCGAATCCTCTCATATCCACTTCGGTTTCTCTATGTAATCAGGTAATATTTTACACTTTACTTGTGAAGTGAATATGACGGGAACCTTAACGAGAGTTAAAAATAACCTTAAAATTACCTTAAAACTGTATGAAAACGGCGGCTTCTATTGACGCAAAAAAGAGAGGCCTTCGCCTCTCTCCGCCCTTAATACAATGCCCGCCACAGGTAAAAAGCGGCGTACGCCTCCCACCCCGGCCAATCCGCGAACAACGCCTGCAGCTCGGGCAGCGTCGGCTTGCGGTCCAGCCCCAGCAGGAGACGGACCGCGTTGTGCAGCCCGACGTCACCGACCGGGTAAGCCTCCGGGTCCCGCAGGCAGCGCATCCGCACGTACTGCGAGGTCCACGGCCCGACGCCGCGGATCTGCAGCAGCTGCTCCTCCGCCGCCCGGAAGCTGCCGAGCGCGAGCAGTCCCTCCCGCGACAGCGCTCCCCCGCTCATCCGCCGGGCGACGTCCAGCACCGCGGCCGATTTCATCCGCGTAAGCTGCAGTGCCCCCAGGGCCTCCGGCTCCGCAGCGGCGAGCTGCCCGGGACGAGGGAAGTGGCGGTAGATCCGCCCTTCCCACTCCAGTGAATCGCCGTACGTCTCGGTCAGCCGGCGCTTCAGCGTATACGCGAACGCGAGATTGACCTGCTGGCCGACGATCGCCCAGCACAGAGCCTCGAAGAGATCGGGCACGCCGACCAGCCGGAGCCCGTTGAACTCCCGGGCCAATCCTCCCAGAACGCCGTGCCCCATGGCCAGCCGGTAGAACGGCTCCAGGTCCCGGTCCAGGTCGAACCAGTCGCGGATATAGCGCTCCGCCTCCACCCGGGCAGCCTCGCCCTTCCACGCTCCGGCGAGCACGCGGACCGTAAGAGTCTGCTCCTCCTCCGCCGTAATCCGGAGCAGCACCGGCTCGCCGGAGAGGAGCAGCAGGCGGTTCACTCCGCCGTCCCGGACTTCGAAGAGCGATTCGTTGTCCGACCGGGCCATGTAATCCAGGCAGGGAGCGAAGCGGAAGTCAGGCGGCACCGTCAGGCTAAAAGTCAAAGCGTGCGTGTCCTGCAGCGGCAAGGCCGCTCACCCCCTCGAGCGCCAGCAGCGCCTGCTTGATCCGCAGCCCGCCGCGGTAGCCGGTCAGCGTGCCGTCCGCCCCGATGACCCGGTGGCACGGGAAGATGACCGGCAGCGGGTTCGCGCCGTTCGCCGCCCCCACGGCCCGCACGGCTTGGGGCCGCCCCACCGCCTCGGCGATCTCCCGGTACGAGCGGGTCGTGCCGGCGGGAATCCGGCCGAGCTCGCGCCATACCTCCTGCTGGAACGGCGTCCCCCGCAGATCCAGAGCGATGTCCTCGAAGCGGGCCGCCTTCCCGGCAAAATAAGCCTCAAGCACCGCCCACGCGCCGTTTCGCAGGAACACCTCCCGGTCCTCCGTGAGCACCGCGCGGGGCAGGTGGCGCCGCAGCCACGCTGCGGCCGACTCCAGCCCCTCATGCGGAAAATGAATGCGGCACAGCCCCTGCTCCGTGGCGAACAGGGTCCATGTCTCCCCGAACACCTGGAATGGCGTGTAATACACGAATGCGTCTTTATGCTTCACTGCTTCTCCGCTTGGTTTCACCGCTGCTCCTCCTTTGGTTGGCCGGATTCATGCCGCTCCCGGTACTCCGTGGGGCTGAGCCCCGTCTCCTGCCGGAACCACACCGCAAAATGCGAGGGGCTCCGAAAACCTATCGCTGCCCCGGCCTCCGCCATAGAGACGGAGGGATCCGCCAGCAGCTCCCGGGCCGCCTGCAGCCTCACCCGCTGGAGCTGAACCGCCGGGCTGTGCCCGGTCACCCGCTTGTAGGTCCGCTGCAGGTGAAACGGCGACACCGCCAGCTGCTCGGCCAGCGTTTTCAGCGTCAGCTGGCCGCCATAGCCTTGTGGCAATGAGGGCATCTACCTGGGCGGCCAGGGCCCGATCCGGACCGTGCGGGCCGGGAGCCTCGGGCTTGCAGCGCTTGCAGGGCCGGAAGCCGGCTTGTATGGCCGCCTCCACGCTGGGATACAGCCGGATGTTTTCCTTCTTCGGGGTGCGCGCCCGGCAGGAAGGACGGCACACAATGCGTGTCGTCAGTACGCCTGTATAGTACACACCGTCATAGGTGTCTTCTTTATTGGCAATCGTCTCATAGATTCGGTCGAACAGCTCGGGTTCCATAGGGCCCACCTCCTATCGCCAGTATAACCCGCAGGCCCCCCGTTTGACATGCCTTCCGGCTACGACAGCAAGATTTCGACAGCCCTGGCGGCGTTGACGGAAGGCGCCCAAACACGGTAGTATTTCGTAGGGAGGCGTTAGGTTATGACATCCTTACTCGTACTCGGCAGCCTGAACATGTTCCTCGTCGTCGCACTCGGCGCGTTCGGGGCGCATGGACTGAAGAACAAGCTGACCGAAGACGCCATGAAAGTATACCAGACCGGGGTCCAATATCATATGGCCCACGCGCTGGGGCTGCTGCTGATCGGGGTACTGTCCGGACAGCTGCCGGAAGCGTCACTTCTGGGGACGGCCGGCTGGCTGCTCTTCGCAGGCATCGTGCTGTTCTCGGGCAGCCTGTATGCGCTGAGCCTCACAGGAATCCGCAAGCTCGGGGCGATAACGCCGCTGGGCGGCCTCGCCTTTTTGGCCGGCTGGATTCTGGTCCTGATCTCGGTACTCTAAATCAGGCATCGGCAAAAACCCTCAAGGAATTTCCTTGAGGGTTTTTGGGCTGTCCGCACAGGGGCCGCAAGCATGCCTATTGCTTTCCCGCTCTGCCGGGCCGGCTATCCGGCCGCAGGATCGTTAGTGCGTTTGCTGCCGGGTCAAACCGCCGCTGCACAAGAAGGCGGCCGGGCTGCCCTGCCGGCAGGGGAGCGGACAGGGTATCCTTTATTTGTGTCCTGCCCGCCGGCTTAAACCAGCTTGAGCGCCACGTCAATGTTGCCGCGGGTTGCCTTCGAATACGGACACACGCCGTGCGCCGCTTCGAGCAGCATCTGCGCCGTCTCGCGGTCCGCCCCTTCGATATACACCTCGAGTACGCCTGCCAGCTTGAAGCCTCCGTCCGCTTCATCGCTAAGGATGGAGATGTGGGCCGTCACCGACGTATGCGTAATGCCCGGCACCTTCTTCGTACGGATGACCAGATTCAGCGCCGAATCGAAGCAGGCTGCGTACCCTGCGGCGAAGAGCTGCTCGGGATTCGTTCCTTCCCCACCCGGGCCTCCGAGCGCCTTCGGCATCTTGATCTCCACATCGAGCACCCCGTCCGCCGATACGACCCGTCCCTGCCGGCCGCCTGTTGCCGTAACTTCCGCTGTATACAATGCGCTCATGTTCATTCCCCGTTTCTCATTTGTATTGTTCACAATGCAATCGTACACCCTTTATATCATTTTGTCAAATTAAATTGTGTTCAATTTAAATAGTCAGACTCCCGTCCATCTCCGCATGAGGCATCTAATCACGGCAGTCCCTGGAACGGCAAATAAGCCGGATCAGACGAACATCGGTCCGTACTGTCCGGCTTATTCCGTTTCCGGCTCTCAGAGCGGATCGCGGCCGCCTTCTCCGGGAAGCGCGGAAGCCCCGCCGGTGAATTTGTGCCCGCATCTGGAGCAGAACAGCGCATGCTGCGGGAGGTGGCTGCCGCAGGGACACAGCTTCTCATTCTTCAACGAAAGAATCCGTGACTGCAAACGCTGGACCTCTTTCTGCAGCGCGAGAATCGAAGCGGACTGCGCCGCTACCACCCGTTCCGCCGCCTTAAGGTCGCCCGCCTTGTACGCATCCAACGCCGCCTGGCCGGCAAGCAGCTGTTTTCGTTCAACTTCCTTCTCACGCGAGGAGATCTGGGTCTGCAGCTTCGTGACCTCCAGGGTCATCTGCGCCAGTCTCGCCGCTTCCGCCGCACTCTGCTTTACTTTATCGAAAAATGACATCCGCATGCACCCGCCTTCTGCCTCAGTGGCTGCCCTGTCCAGGACGCTCTTTCTCTACTTTATTCGTATGGAATACCCGGGCCGCTTAGAATTTGTCCTGCGGGATTTCGTTAGGAAGAATCCCGCTTGCCCTCCGCTGCCGCTGTGCTATACTGTCGTGGAAGGGGGTTTTCAATATTTTGGAAGATCATATGCAGGACGATACGGTGTTAACGGCAGAGGCCGACGAACTGGCGGAGCGGTGCTTCGCCCCGCTTATTGCGGCCTACAAAAAGGACCGGTCGGCCGGCGGCGACTTTGCCGAATCGTTCCGGGAGCTCAGCCCCGGCCAGCAGGCGCTGTTTACCTTCCGCGTGTTCTACGCTCATGCGGTCCACTCCCGGGAGGACCTGTACTGGTGGAGCGCTTATTTCCTGGCCAAGGGCCGGGAATGGAACGGCATCAAAGACGGCCTGCGTTTCTTCGGCGACCTTCCCATGCTGCAACTGCTCGAGCGCCTGGAAGGAGTCCTTGCGGAAACAGGCCATGCTCTGGACTATGCGCAGTTCGACCTGAGCTTTGGCAGCCTCGCCCTCCGTCCGGAGCTTCTGGCCGCCGTAGAACCGATCGATGCCGAATTCCGCAGGCTGCTTCCCTCCACCCTGCAGCGGATCGGCCGGTATATCCGCGAGCATCCGCAGGAGTTCGAACGTCTGCCCCGGCAGACCGACGGTTGAACAAGACGACCGATGAATTCATACCTCTCATAAAAAGGAAACAGGCTGCCGATCCGGCAGCCTTGTCTTTTGTGCGGTATTGATTTGGGGAATGAACTCCCTATCGGGACCGTTGAACAAGACGGGCGCTGCCAAGCAAGGTGCTGGCGGCAAGTCCGATGGCGACGAACAGCGCCCCCGCCAGGAAGACGTCCCCGATCGCCGAGCTGAGAGCAGCCTCCCCGGCGCTCAGCAGCTCCGGAGGCAGCGAGGCCCGCCCGGCCGGGTCCAGCAGCACCATCTCCGGCCGGGCGCCCGCTTCAAGCTGCGACCCGGCCGCACTCACGCTCCTGGAGACCAGGAGTTCCTGCCATGCCGACATCCGGCCGGCCAGCAGACTGCCCAGGACACTGACACCGATGGTCCCGCCGATCGAGCGGAAGAATTGGGAGCAGGACGTCGCCGCCCCTCTCTCCTGCCAGTCGACCGCATGCTGCGCCGCCGTCCCCAGCGCCGGATAGACGGCTCCCATCCCGAGACCGGTGAGGATCAGGCTGAGCAGGAGCTCCGGCAGGGAGGAATCGGTATCCAGCCGGCTGAGGAGCAGGAAGCCGGCCAGCATCAGTGCGAGGCTTGGGAGCAGGATCCCCCGGAAGGTGGTGCGGAGCATCCAGCGTCCGCAGGCCATGGAGGTGACCGCCGCCGACAGCATCAGCGGAATAAGCATCGAGCCGGCGGTTGATGCGCTGAGCCCCATGACGCCCTGTACATACAGGGGAACGTAAGCAATCGCCCCGAACATGCCCGCACTCACGAAGAATCCGGCCAGGCTGCCGTACCCCAGGGTTTTCAGCCGGAACAGGCGCAGGGGAATGAGCGGCTCCTTCACGCGCATCTCGACCCCGATGAAAGCCCCGAGCAGCAGGGTGGAGACGGCGAACCATCCCAGCGCGGGAGCGCTCCCCCAAGCATACGTCTCCCCGCCCACTACCAAGGCTGTCAGCAGCGAGGTAACACCGCCTGCCAGCAGCAGCGCCCCCCACCCGTCGACCGAAGGCTTTTGCTGCCTTCGGACATCTTCATGAAGTCCTTTTCTCACGAAATAGAGAGCGGCTGCTCCGATCGGCAGCTGGATCCAGAAGATCCCCCGCCAGCTCCACAGCTCCGTCATCCATCCGCCCAGCGCCGGTCCCACGATACTGCTGACGGCGAAGACCGCGCTGAACAAGCCCATGAACCTGCCCCTTCGCTCGGGAGGGAATACATCGGCTGCGATCGTGAAGGCGATAGGCATCAGAGCCCCCGCCCCCAGTCCCTGAACTCCCCGGAATGCGATGAACGACGCCATGCTGCCGGCCATCCCGCAGAGCAGCGAACCGAGGAGGAAGAGTCCCATCCCGGCCATGTATGTGAGTTTACGTCCGAACAAATCCGCCAGCCTGCCGTAGATCGGCATGGTGACCGTCGAAGCCAGCATATAGACCGAGAAGGCCCAGCTGTACAGGGAAAGATCTCCCCATTCCCCCAGCACATTCGGCATCGCAGCAGCGACAATCGTCTGATCGACGGACGACAGAATCAAACCCAACAGCAGCCCCCAAGTGATGAGCCGCTGTTCCTTGCTTTCGGCAACCATAACCCACGCTCCTTCAGTTGTTACCGCTCCGCGGAAGCAGTAAGGCAACTATATCGGGATTGGGCCGAAAAATATAGACTTATTCTTTCCGATCGGTTATTCTATAGCTAAGATACGCCCCTGACGATATTTTACATATTTTACCATTTGCGAGCTGTGGAATGATGCTATTCCTCAGCTTTTTTGATTTTTGATTAGGATTCGCTGATTTGAAAATGCCAGTAACCCTGCAGCTCCTCCAGTTCTTCCTCCGGCCGGCTCAGGACCGGGGGCGGCTCGTCTGCCGGCCTGCCCTTCACAAGCGGTCGCTTCGCGCAGATCTTCCAACTTCGGCGCGCCGTGCGCTCCTGCTGAGGAGACCGGTTCGCATTCCAGGAGATACAGCGGCTCCCTTATCTGTTGACCTTGGTGAAAAGATGATGCATCATCCTCTCAGTTGCCTCCAGATTAGTTACGCAGTCTCCGACTTCCCATTTTGCCTCTCGCTATGCAGCTTCAGTTCTTCCAGCAAGAAGGCATCGAATGATGAATAAGCCTTCCGGGGTACACCACTGCCTTCCACATACATATATACCGCCGGATTCTCTCCATCAGACAGCAAAAAGTACATGAAGGCATACCCCTGATGCATTGAAAAGACAAAGGCGTCCTCAGGAAGCGTAAAAGATTCGTTGTTCTCTGCAAGGAGTTCTTCCGCCGCCTCTCTCAGGCTGGTTACTTGATCCCATAAGATATCCGTACCGTGAAGCAGCCTTCCTGCTCCATGCCCGGCCGTGAGCAGGAAATTCCGGTAGCTGCCGGGCAGCCGGAGGTTGTTCTCCATCTCGAAATTTCTGAGTTCTTCCTCACTGCAGCCCCGGATTTCCTGCGGTCCGGCAATCCCTTCGTCCAGCAGCTTCCTGTATAAGCCATCGCCTTCCAGGACACAGCAGCCTTCCCGTTCATTCTTGTCCTTGTCATCCCCCGCCTCGTCCTCGTCCTCCTTCGTTTCCTTATGCTCCTGGAACACTACCGGCGCATGTCCGGTAATCTGGTCGAAGGGCGTATACCGGCTGTCCGGGATCTCCTGGTGACGGAGCATCTTTCCAATGATAATGACGATTATGACAGCAATCGGCACGATCAGCGACAGCATCGCATATAGTCCAACATCGTCCATCTGATCTTCAGTCTCCTTATCCAAACTATTGGAAGTCATTTCCCCCACCATAGCATCCCGAGTGTACCTGTGTCGAGCAGCCTCTGCCATTCCCCGATCCATGCAACCTTCGTCCTCCGTCATCCGTCTGTGGATTAAGGATTTTATGGAAAACGGAGGGTGACCTATGAAAAAACGAAGGTTAAAGGGACTGTCCGCCCTGCTGCTGGCGGCTGCACTGATGGCTGCCCTGCCGCCGGCAGGAATCCGTGCCCAGCAGGCGCTACCGGACCAGCGGACTCCCGCGCAAGTGGAGGCGGTGCGGCTGCTGCTGGATCAAGGGATCGCGAAGGAAACCGTGGAGAAGCTCGGTCCCCGGGCAGAGCTGGCGGCAGCCGTTCTCCGCTCCCGGAAGCTTAGCCGCACAGAGCTGGATAAGCTGGTGCAGGGGCTGGCGCGTTATCCGGACGATCTGGCTTTCACAAGCAAGGAGATCGAAGGTATGCAGGAGCTTACTACTGGTGAACTGTTTTCACCCCAAAATCAAGGAGTCGCCCTAGCCCGTCGAATGATAGACTATAAGCCCATCGACATCACAATCAATTCTGCCCCCACTGTCTTTGACCCCTGGGAAGAATTTCACCAGCCGGTCTACTTGAATGATCAAGCCTATCTGCCTGTTTACCGGATGATGACCATCCTTGGAGGAGATGCCGAGTGGAACGGAATCTCGAAGAATGTCACCCTGATCGCTCCGTGGCAAAGCCGCTGGAAGTTAAAAATTGGCAGCAAAGAGGTTCATAATGCCTCGGGCGACCTCATCGGCACCCTGTCCGGGCCGGCTCTGCAGGTGGAGAACCAGGTGCTCGTGCCCTTCGATTTCTGGAGTGCCATCATGGGATTCCGTTCGGAATGGGATTCGGGCCGGAAGTCGTTCCTGCTTGTCACAGAGCCGCTGTTTGATCCGGATTCCCCGGTTGAAGGCTACGGAGGCGGTGATCACGGCTACATCATGCCGGATCTGAATGTGCGGCTCGACAGCGGGTACGCCAGGTTGACGAGCCTGCCGATTAATTACAACGGACTGATCTATTACCCTCTCGATACGGGCGCCGGGCTTCTGGGTATGACGGCCGTATACGATCCCCAGGCCAGACGGCTTGCGCTGACAACCGATAAGGCGACCCAAGAAAAGAACGAAGGCGTACCGGTCCCTCCGTCGCCGCATCTCAGCGGTGTTCCGGTAGACATCATCCCTTCTGTGCAGGTATCGCTTGACGGTATGCAGACTGCCGCCGATGGAACGCCGCTGGCGCTCAGTTTCCCCCTGGTAATGCACCTGGGCCAAGTATTCTTGCCGGTCAATGAGCTGGCTGCGCTCACAGGCCACCAGGTCACCTACAGCGCATCGGACGCTGAGAAGACCCTCACCCTGACCAAGCCGCCGTCCCGCCGCATCCTCGAGAAACTGGCACCGGGCGTCTCCCGAGACGATGTGCGAAGACTGCTGGGCAACTCCCCGCGGGTGGTGTACGATGCGGCCGATGGCACCCGCAGCTGGGAATACCGCTTCGTCACCGACGAATTCCCCCTCTCTCCGTTGTATTCGGACCCGGCCGTCCCGGAAGCCAACACCGCCGGACCCTACAAGCTTGCAGCCGTAGACCGGGAAGCGCTGATGAGCGGGAAGCTTGCGCTGCAGCTGTTCGTACACCATGAGCCGGACAGCCTGAACATGAGCGGCTATACCCTCTACCGGAAGCTCGGCGACAGCATCCGGGAGACCCGTGTGGCGGCGGACGGCACCCTGACCGAGAAAGAATTGCCTTAGCCCGGGATTACGGTCCGCCGGTTCTAATTGATAATGCAAAAAGCCCCCGGCTGCCGGGGGCTTCGTCTTTAACTTCCTTTTTTGAACCCTTACTTCATGATCTTGCAGATATCGTTCGTAAAGTCGACCGGATCCTGAATCGGCAGGCCTTCGATCAGCAGCGCCTGGTTGTACAGCAGGTTCGTGTACAAGCTCAGCTTCTCCTTGTCCTGCTCGAATGCGTTCTTCAGCGACTGGAACACCTCGTGGTTCACATTGATCTCGAGGATCTTGTCCGCGGACACGTCGCCGCCGCTCGGCATCTGCTTCAGGATCTTCTCCATCTCGATCGAGACATCGCCTTCCGTGGTCAGGCACACCGGATGCGACTTGAGACGCTTCGACGCCCGCACCTGCTTCACCTTATCGGACAGCACGCTCTTCATGTGCTCGAACAGGTCCTTCGTTTCGCTTTCCTGCGCTTCATCCTGCTTCTCGTCCGCCGATGGCTCGATGCCAAGGTCGCCGCTCGAGACGGAACGGAATTCCTTCTCCTTGTACGAGCGGATCATCTTGATCGCGAACTCGTCGATATCGTCGGTGAAGTACAGAATCTCGTAGCCCTTGTCCGCGACAAGCTCCGTCTGCGGCAGACGCTCGATGCGCTGGATGGACTCGCCGGAGGCATAGTAGATGTACTTCTGGTCTTCCGGCATTCTCGCGACATACTCGTCAAGCGTAACCTGTTTTTTCTCTGTGGAGGAGTAGAACAGGAGCAGATCCTGCAGCTCGTCCTTGTTCATGCCGTAGTCGTTGTAGACGCCGAACTTCAGCTGGCGGCCGAACGCCTTGAAGAACTTCTCGTACTTCTCTCTGTCGTCCTTCAGCAGGGAGGCGAGCTGGGACTTGATCTTGTTCTTGATGTTCTTCGCGATGAGCTTCAGCTGGCGGTCATGCTGCAGCATCTCACGGGAGATGTTCAGCGAGAGGTCCTCGGAATCGACCATCCCCTTCACGAAGCCGAAGTAGTCGGGCAGCAGGTCCGCACACTTGTTCATGATGAGCACGCCGTTGGAGTACAGCTCGAGCCCTTTCTCGTACTCTTTGGTGTAGTAGTCGAACGGCGGATTCTCCGGAATGTACAGGATCGCCTGGTACACTACAGCCCCGTCCGCACTGATGTGCAGGTGTGTCAGCGGCTTGTCAAAGCCGTAGCGCTTCTCCTGGTAGAAGTTCTCGTAGTCCTCGCTTGTCAGCTCATTCTTGTTCTTGCGCCAGATCGGCACCATGCTGTTCACGGTCTGCTCTTCGACCTGCTCCTCGAATTCGTTCTCCGCGCCTTCCTTCGGCTTGTGGACTTTGACGTCCATCTTGACAGGATAGCGGATGAAGTCCGAGTACTTCTTGATGATCGCCTTCAGGCGGTATTCTTGGAGGAACTCGTCGTAGTTGTCGTCTTCGGTATTCTCCTTGATCTTCATGGTGATCTCGGTGCCTACCGCTTCCTTCTCACACGGCTCGATGGTGTAGCCGTCCGCCCCCTTCGAATGCCACTTGTACGCCTGGTCGCTGCCCAGCGCACGGCTCACAACGGTCACTTCGTCGGCGACCATGAACGCGGAGTAGAAGCCCACGCCGAATTGGCCGATGATGTTGTGGCCGTCCTTCAGCTCGTTCTCTTTCTTGAAGGCCAGCGAGCCGCTCTTCGCGATGACGCCGAGGTTCGTCTCAAGCTCCTCCTGCGTCATGCCGATACCCGTATCGGAGATCGTCAGCGTACGGGCGTCCTTGTCGGCCGTCACCTTTATGTAATAGTTTTCCTTGTCGAACACAAGCTTGTCATCCGTCAGCGCCTTGTAATAGATCTTGTCGATCGCGTCGCTGGCGTTGGAGATGAGCTCCCGGAGGAAGATCTCCCTCTGGGTGTAGATGGAGTTGATCATCATCTCCAGCAGTCGTTTGGATTCGGCTTTGAACTCTTTAACGGCCATGAAAGAAAGCTCCTTTCAGATTCTCTGCAATGGGTGTTCCGCCCGGTCGGCGGCTGCGTGTGGATGCATGATGAAGTGCCCCGAGCATGTTAGCACTCAAAACTCAGGAGTGCTAACACTTCTTGTTTTTATATATCATATTCTAATTTTTGATGTCAAGGAGTTTACACAAAGTCCATGAAAACGCACGTCATACGGCCCCAGGCGCACGTCAAAAAACCGCCGGAACGGCGGTTTCCGAAGTCGTATACCGAATGATGTCCAGCTCGTCCGGCGCCCCGAGAAGGTTCAAGCAGCGCCGCAGACGAGTTCTACCGGGACTGTTCCTCCAGCTCCGGACAGTAAAGACCGAGCAGCCTGTCGAGCTCCGCATCCGCGCGCTCTCTCCACTCCTGCACCTGACGGATCCGGACCCGGATCGCATCCAGCACGATATGCGGATAGTCCTTCTCCAGCTCGGCCGACAACTGGTCGATCAGCTGAATGGCCGACAGTTCGATGTTCAGCCTCGAAGACTCGATGCTCTGCCGCATCACTTGTGGATTCTTGTTCATCTGTTCGCTCCTGTCCGCCCTGTTCCCGGCCCCCGGCCGTACCCTCATTTGGAATCCCGTTCCCGCTCCCGAGCAGCCGGGCGGTGATCCAATCTGTATCATAGTGTAGCATGGGGAGCCTTCACCAGGCAAGGAAAAAGATAGCGTTTTCGCGCTTTCCGCAGCATCCATTTCTTTCCTCCCGGGCGGTGTACGCCCATAGCAAAAAGGCCTCCTTCCGGAAGCCTCCCGCCTCATCCAAGTATTCTCAGTTCCACCCGTTCAAGGCTTGCCCGGTTAACCCCCGAGCCGGTTCACAATCTTCAGCACGGCGTCCCGGGTCAGCTTATTGCCGCCGCCCGCAATGAGCTTTACGGTCGCATGCGCCAGCGCCAGCGGAATCTTGCAGAAGCTGAGCGCCGGACCGTCCTTCAGGTCGGCGATATAGGCATCCGCCATCGACAGGTTGCGGCGCGTGTACTGAAGCATTTCGTTAAACTCCCACCCTTCCGGGAAAAAGTCCACGCCCCGCTCCAGATCCTCCCCACGGTTGCGGAGAATGTTCACCGCCTGCAGTCCGCGGCCGAAAGCAACCGCCTTGTCTCTGTCCGTCTTCGTTCCGTCGTACCAGTACCAGAGGTCCGAGAGCATCTCGCCCACCATGCCGGCTACGCTGTATGTATACCGGTCGAGGTCCGCTTCGGTACGGATGGTCCACTTGCGGTCAACCCACTCGGCCATCTGCTCGGACATCATCGCGATGTATTTGTACACGGTCGAGGCGATGGTCGACGGGCAGAGCTGCGCCCACTCATGCACCTGCATCGTGACGGCCGGCAGAATGCCTTGGTAAGGAGCCAGCAGCCGGGTCGTCGCTTCCTTCAGATCCGGGCCGCGGAAGGCTTCGCGCATGCCGTACAGCAGCTCCGACTTGACCTTGGGATCGAGCTCTTCATGGTCTTCAATTTCGTCGATCGCCCGCATACAGAGGTAGGCCGAGGTGACGGCTTCCCGGAGCCCCTGTTCCAGACGGCTGATGGGAATATAAAAAGTTCTGCTCGTTTTTTGCAGCATGCTCATAGCATCATTCAGGACAACGTTAGTAATGGGTGTTCCCTCCAAAATGTAACTAGCTGAGATAGACTAGCCATAGCTTTTTTCTTATGATACCATACGCGGGCATCCCGATACCAAATATGAAAACATTTTCA containing:
- a CDS encoding SMI1/KNR4 family protein, which codes for MDDVGLYAMLSLIVPIAVIIVIIIGKMLRHQEIPDSRYTPFDQITGHAPVVFQEHKETKEDEDEAGDDKDKNEREGCCVLEGDGLYRKLLDEGIAGPQEIRGCSEEELRNFEMENNLRLPGSYRNFLLTAGHGAGRLLHGTDILWDQVTSLREAAEELLAENNESFTLPEDAFVFSMHQGYAFMYFLLSDGENPAVYMYVEGSGVPRKAYSSFDAFLLEELKLHSERQNGKSETA
- a CDS encoding stalk domain-containing protein, which codes for MKKRRLKGLSALLLAAALMAALPPAGIRAQQALPDQRTPAQVEAVRLLLDQGIAKETVEKLGPRAELAAAVLRSRKLSRTELDKLVQGLARYPDDLAFTSKEIEGMQELTTGELFSPQNQGVALARRMIDYKPIDITINSAPTVFDPWEEFHQPVYLNDQAYLPVYRMMTILGGDAEWNGISKNVTLIAPWQSRWKLKIGSKEVHNASGDLIGTLSGPALQVENQVLVPFDFWSAIMGFRSEWDSGRKSFLLVTEPLFDPDSPVEGYGGGDHGYIMPDLNVRLDSGYARLTSLPINYNGLIYYPLDTGAGLLGMTAVYDPQARRLALTTDKATQEKNEGVPVPPSPHLSGVPVDIIPSVQVSLDGMQTAADGTPLALSFPLVMHLGQVFLPVNELAALTGHQVTYSASDAEKTLTLTKPPSRRILEKLAPGVSRDDVRRLLGNSPRVVYDAADGTRSWEYRFVTDEFPLSPLYSDPAVPEANTAGPYKLAAVDREALMSGKLALQLFVHHEPDSLNMSGYTLYRKLGDSIRETRVAADGTLTEKELP
- the htpG gene encoding molecular chaperone HtpG is translated as MAVKEFKAESKRLLEMMINSIYTQREIFLRELISNASDAIDKIYYKALTDDKLVFDKENYYIKVTADKDARTLTISDTGIGMTQEELETNLGVIAKSGSLAFKKENELKDGHNIIGQFGVGFYSAFMVADEVTVVSRALGSDQAYKWHSKGADGYTIEPCEKEAVGTEITMKIKENTEDDNYDEFLQEYRLKAIIKKYSDFIRYPVKMDVKVHKPKEGAENEFEEQVEEQTVNSMVPIWRKNKNELTSEDYENFYQEKRYGFDKPLTHLHISADGAVVYQAILYIPENPPFDYYTKEYEKGLELYSNGVLIMNKCADLLPDYFGFVKGMVDSEDLSLNISREMLQHDRQLKLIAKNIKNKIKSQLASLLKDDREKYEKFFKAFGRQLKFGVYNDYGMNKDELQDLLLFYSSTEKKQVTLDEYVARMPEDQKYIYYASGESIQRIERLPQTELVADKGYEILYFTDDIDEFAIKMIRSYKEKEFRSVSSGDLGIEPSADEKQDEAQESETKDLFEHMKSVLSDKVKQVRASKRLKSHPVCLTTEGDVSIEMEKILKQMPSGGDVSADKILEINVNHEVFQSLKNAFEQDKEKLSLYTNLLYNQALLIEGLPIQDPVDFTNDICKIMK
- a CDS encoding squalene/phytoene synthase family protein, coding for MSMLQKTSRTFYIPISRLEQGLREAVTSAYLCMRAIDEIEDHEELDPKVKSELLYGMREAFRGPDLKEATTRLLAPYQGILPAVTMQVHEWAQLCPSTIASTVYKYIAMMSEQMAEWVDRKWTIRTEADLDRYTYSVAGMVGEMLSDLWYWYDGTKTDRDKAVAFGRGLQAVNILRNRGEDLERGVDFFPEGWEFNEMLQYTRRNLSMADAYIADLKDGPALSFCKIPLALAHATVKLIAGGGNKLTRDAVLKIVNRLGG